The following proteins come from a genomic window of Pseudomonas putida:
- the flgK gene encoding flagellar hook-associated protein FlgK — translation MASLINIGMSGLGAAQSGMYTLGNNIANADVESYSRQQNVQKTKGGQQVGQVFIGSGTTLADVRRVYNAFLENQLRSTTSLSSDASSYLNQITPLDTALSSSDTGITAALKSFFSAMQDAAAKPTEDASRQLLLTSAQSLAKRFNTLSAQLNQQNSDINANMASMADQVNNLTKTIAELNDQISRVSSISGQPNDLLDQRDGAVRELSKLIGTDVVEREGNYDIYLKNGQALVLGKTTQTLGVEPSATDPTRMSLILNRGSTKMDITSSASGGELGGLIRYRKETLDPALNELGRVALVVADAINSQLAQGIDKNGEFGATLFGDINSAAAISQRSVAKTGNSAGSGNLDVTIKDTGKLSTSDYQVTFTSATGYSVRKLPEGTDMGSFDLTDTPPPVIDGFTLSLNGGGLSAGDSFKITPTRNAAAGIDTVLTDPKRLALASPLTATNGSGNKGTGVITQPTLTSEMDIYDAAQRSQLQTGLKYSTPVKLVFGDDTSSPQAYKMYDAKGTEIGSGTIVPGQENKLQLSVPMVDGSGNPLGGNFTFEMSVSGAPKNGDSYTVALAGAGSADNRNAQSVIDLQTKSTVEVGADGKGISLTDAYAKLVSNVGGKAGQAQMDSDATNALHTSALDSRNGLSGVSIDEETGNLIKFQQYYTASSQIIKAAQETFATLINSL, via the coding sequence ATGGCGAGTCTGATCAACATTGGTATGTCGGGGCTTGGCGCCGCGCAATCGGGGATGTACACCCTCGGTAACAACATCGCCAACGCCGATGTCGAAAGCTACTCGCGCCAGCAGAACGTGCAGAAGACCAAGGGCGGCCAGCAGGTCGGCCAGGTGTTCATTGGCAGTGGTACCACCCTGGCGGATGTGCGCCGGGTTTACAACGCGTTCCTCGAGAACCAGCTGCGCAGCACCACCTCGCTGAGCAGCGATGCCAGCTCGTACCTGAACCAGATCACGCCGCTGGACACCGCCCTGTCGAGCAGCGACACCGGTATCACTGCTGCCCTGAAAAGCTTCTTCAGCGCCATGCAGGATGCTGCCGCCAAGCCGACCGAGGACGCCTCGCGCCAACTGCTGCTGACCAGCGCGCAGTCCCTGGCCAAGCGCTTCAACACCCTGTCGGCGCAGCTCAACCAGCAGAACAGCGACATCAACGCCAACATGGCGTCGATGGCTGATCAGGTGAATAACCTGACCAAGACCATCGCTGAGCTCAACGACCAGATTTCCCGCGTCAGCTCCATCTCCGGCCAGCCCAACGACCTGCTCGACCAGCGCGATGGTGCAGTGCGTGAGCTGAGCAAGTTGATTGGCACCGATGTGGTCGAGCGTGAAGGCAACTACGACATCTACCTGAAGAACGGCCAGGCCCTGGTACTGGGCAAGACGACCCAGACCTTGGGTGTGGAGCCGAGCGCGACCGACCCGACCCGCATGAGTCTTATCCTCAATCGCGGCTCGACCAAGATGGACATCACCAGCAGCGCCAGCGGTGGCGAGCTGGGCGGCTTGATCCGTTACCGCAAGGAAACCCTCGACCCCGCGCTCAACGAGCTGGGCCGCGTGGCCCTGGTGGTGGCGGATGCGATCAACAGCCAGCTGGCCCAAGGCATCGACAAGAACGGTGAGTTCGGTGCCACCCTGTTCGGTGACATCAACAGCGCCGCGGCCATCAGCCAGCGCAGTGTCGCCAAGACCGGCAACAGCGCCGGCTCCGGCAACCTCGACGTGACCATCAAGGACACCGGCAAGCTGAGCACCAGCGACTACCAGGTGACCTTCACCAGCGCCACTGGCTACAGCGTGCGCAAGTTGCCTGAAGGCACCGACATGGGCAGCTTCGACCTCACCGACACGCCGCCTCCGGTAATCGACGGTTTCACCCTGTCGCTCAATGGCGGTGGCCTCAGTGCTGGTGACAGCTTCAAGATCACCCCGACCCGCAATGCGGCCGCAGGAATCGATACTGTCCTGACCGACCCAAAGCGCCTGGCCTTGGCTTCGCCGCTGACCGCTACCAATGGATCGGGCAACAAAGGTACCGGCGTCATCACCCAGCCGACGCTGACCTCGGAAATGGACATCTATGACGCCGCCCAGCGTTCGCAACTGCAGACGGGCCTGAAGTATTCGACCCCGGTCAAACTGGTGTTTGGCGACGACACCAGCTCGCCCCAGGCCTACAAGATGTACGACGCCAAGGGCACCGAGATCGGCAGCGGCACCATCGTGCCGGGCCAGGAAAACAAGCTGCAACTGTCGGTGCCGATGGTTGATGGCAGCGGCAATCCGCTGGGTGGCAACTTCACCTTCGAGATGAGCGTTTCTGGTGCGCCGAAAAATGGCGACAGCTATACCGTCGCGCTGGCCGGCGCAGGCTCGGCGGACAACCGCAACGCCCAGTCGGTGATCGACCTGCAGACCAAGTCCACGGTCGAGGTGGGTGCCGACGGCAAGGGCATCAGCTTAACCGATGCCTACGCCAAGCTGGTCTCTAACGTTGGCGGCAAGGCCGGACAGGCACAAATGGACAGTGATGCGACCAACGCGCTGCACACCTCCGCGCTGGACAGCCGCAATGGCCTGTCGGGCGTGTCGATCGATGAAGAGACCGGCAATCTGATCAAGTTTCAGCAGTACTACACCGCGTCGTCGCAGATCATCAAGGCGGCCCAGGAAACCTTCGCCACCCTGATCAACAGTCTTTAA